The genomic interval CATGAAGGAAAGCTTAAGTGGCTCCGCCGAACCACTCCGGTTCGTGTCCGGGGTTCCACTTCACATTGCAGCCCACTGAGGCTGTCTGCTCCGGGTTCACCGGTGCTCCCGTCAGCACGGAAATGAGGGCGGCCCGCAGGTCTCGGCCGTCGAGGGGCTGATCATTGCCGGGTCGGCTGCCGTCCAACTGGCCCCGATAACGGAGGGTCTGTAGGCCTTTGCTATCGGGTGAAAACAGGTAGAACTCCGGAGTGCATGCAGCCTGAAGCGCTTTGGCCAGGTTCTGCTGCTCATCCAGCAGATATGGAAAGCTCCAGCCGTGGCGCCGGGCTTGATCCGCCAGTTGTTCCGGCCCATCCTGGGGGTGGGTGATCAGGCTGTTGCTGCTCACGCCGACCAGTTGCACCTGGTCGCCGAAG from Synechococcus sp. UW69 carries:
- a CDS encoding thioredoxin family protein, yielding MALTPSTMLALSTPLPGFDLPQVTGGRLNSQSLDHRPLLLMVLCAHCPFVKHVEPELTRLEHDFGDQVQLVGVSSNSLITHPQDGPEQLADQARRHGWSFPYLLDEQQNLAKALQAACTPEFYLFSPDSKGLQTLRYRGQLDGSRPGNDQPLDGRDLRAALISVLTGAPVNPEQTASVGCNVKWNPGHEPEWFGGAT